A window from Theobroma cacao cultivar B97-61/B2 chromosome 3, Criollo_cocoa_genome_V2, whole genome shotgun sequence encodes these proteins:
- the LOC18606450 gene encoding ethylene-responsive transcription factor ERF027 produces the protein MADPNNPTNVPQLDQPYSHSPVPSSSLQDPNIQVPHPLPTNTHTCDSPSPTCDKLPPTAPKSNMASSSSGKHPMYRGIRCRSGKWVSEIREPRKTTRIWLGTYPTPEMAAAAYDVAALALKGGEAAVNFPGSVASYPLPASTSSADIRKAAAAAALLKKAETTSEINLGTGHQAKNEEMTTQEYVDEDALLNLPNLLVDMAEGLLVSPPRISSTPSDDSPENSDGESLWSY, from the coding sequence ATGGCTGACCCTAATAATCCCACCAACGTGCCTCAATTAGACCAACCTTACTCTCACTCGCCCGTACCATCATCATCCTTACAAGACCCAAACATCCAAGTCCCACACCCCCTCCCAACAAATACTCACACGTGCGATAGCCCATCTCCCACGTGTGACAAATTGCCTCCCACTGCTCCCAAATCCAATATGGCCTCAAGCTCCTCCGGGAAACACCCAATGTATCGTGGAATCCGGTGCCGGAGCGGCAAATGGGTGTCCGAAATCCGTGAACCACGCAAAACTACGCGTATATGGCTCGGTACGTACCCAACGCCAGAAATGGCTGCGGCTGCCTATGATGTGGCTGCCCTAGCCCTAAAAGGCGGCGAGGCTGCTGTTAACTTCCCTGGCTCTGTTGCTTCGTATCCGCTTCCTGCTTCCACATCGTCCGCGGATATACGTAAAGCAGCTGCAGCAGCTGCTTTACTAAAAAAGGCTGAAACAACAAGTGAGATTAATCTAGGAACAGGTCATCAGgccaaaaatgaagaaatgacGACACAAGAATACGTGGACGAGGATGCCCTTCTGAACCTGCCAAATTTGCTGGTGGACATGGCGGAGGGACTTCTTGTGTCACCGCCGAGAATAAGCTCGACGCCATCCGATGACTCGCCGGAGAACTCCGATGGAGAAAGCTTGTGGAGCTATTAA
- the LOC18606451 gene encoding sugar carrier protein C translates to MAGGGMPSAGSVKNYPGNFTSKVLSTCIIAATGGLIFGYDLGISGGVTSMDPFLEKFFPEVYKKEISTKPSDDQYCKFDSQVLTLFTSSLYLAALFSATVAAKITRACGRKMTMMFGGLLFAGGAVLNGFAENIAMLIVGRMLLGFGIGFANQSVPIYLSEIAPFKYRGAMNIMFQMSITIGIFVANLLNYFSAKIKAGWGWRLSLGGAVVPGLIIFFSSFFLSDTPNSLLERDKFDEARVLLKEIRGVDNVDEEFNDLCAASEASKLVKSPWRDISKRKYRPQLSFAVLIPFCQQFTGMNVFVFYAPVLFKSMGFGNNASLMSSVITSIINALATVVSIICVDKFGRRTLFLEGGLQMLLCQIVMTGLIAYKFGTSGNPGELPMWFSILVVAFMCIYIAAYAWSWGPLGWLVPSEIFPLEVRSAAQCITVSVNMFCTFVLAQIFTAMLCQLKFGFFIFFACCVVAMSIFIYMFLPETKGVPIEEMTIVWKKHPYWRKFLPTDEDQDCEMAKKGRSL, encoded by the exons ATGGCTGGTGGAGGGATGCCTTCAGCCGGTTCCGTGAAAAATTATCCTGGAAATTTCACTTCCAAGGTCTTATCTACTTGCATTATCGCCGCTACAGGTGGTTTGATCTTTGGTTATGATCTTGGTATTTCAG GTGGAGTTACATCCATGGACccttttttggaaaaattctTTCCGGAAGTTTACAAGAAGGAAATATCGACTAAACCTTCGGATGATCAATACTGCAAGTTTGACAGCCAAGTACTAACGCTGTTTACATCTTCACTGTATTTGGCTGCTCTTTTTTCGGCCACGGTAGCAGCCAAGATAACCCGAGCGTGTGGAAGGAAGATGACGATGATGTTCGGAGGTTTACTTTTCGCCGGCGGTGCCGTTCTCAATGGCTTTGCTGAAAACATTGCCATGCTTATTGTTGGTCGGATGTTGCTCGGTTTCGGCATTGGATTTGCTAATCAG TCCGTCCCGATATATTTGTCTGAAATTGCCCCCTTTAAATATCGAGGCGCGATGAACATCATGTTCCAAATGTCAATTACCATAGGTATATTTGTCGCCAACTTGTTGAACTACTTCTCTGCTAAGATTAAAGCTGGCTGGGGTTGGCGCTTGAGCTTGGGTGGAGCTGTTGTCCCTGgtttgatcatttttttcaGTTCCTTTTTCCTCTCTGACACACCAAACTCTTTGCTTGAACGCGACAAATTTGACGAGGCTAGAGTTCTGCTAAAAGAAATCCGTGGTGTTGACAATGTTGATGAGGAGTTCAATGATTTGTGCGCAGCTAGTGAGGCGTCCAAGTTGGTGAAAAGCCCTTGGAGAGATATTTCCAAAAGGAAGTACAGGCCTCAACTCAGCTTTGCTGTCTTAATTCCTTTCTGTCAGCAATTCACTGGCATGAATGTGTTTGTGTTCTACGCTCCTGTTCTGTTCAAGAGCATGGGATTTGGTAACAACGCGTCCCTCATGTCCTCAGTGATCACTAGCATTATTAATGCTTTGGCAACAGTTGTTTCGATCATCTGTGTTGATAAGTTTGGAAGGAGGACGCTTTTCCTCGAGGGTGGTCTTCAAATGTTATTATGTCAG ATTGTTATGACCGGTTTAATTGCTTACAAGTTTGGTACGAGTGGAAACCCTGGTGAACTGCCCATGTGGTTCTCAATTTTGGTGGTAGCATTCATGTGCATTTACATTGCCGCCTATGCCTGGTCATGGGGTCCTCTAGGTTGGCTAGTGCCCAGTGAAATATTCCCACTTGAAGTCCGTTCCGCTGCTCAATGTATCACTGTCTCCGTCAACATGTTTTGCACCTTCGTCTTAGCGCAAATCTTCACCGCCATGCTTTGCCAATTGAAATTCggcttcttcatcttctttgcCTGTTGTGTCGTGGCGATGAGCATCTTCATCTATATGTTCCTGCCTGAGACAAAGGGAGTCCCCATTGAAGAAATGACCATTGTCTGGAAAAAGCACCCTTATTGGAGAAAGTTTCTCCCTACCGATGAAGATCAAGATTGTGAGATGGCAAAGAAGGGACGATCTCTCTAA